In Caproiciproducens sp. NJN-50, the following are encoded in one genomic region:
- a CDS encoding heavy metal translocating P-type ATPase, with the protein MKKFERKLLGLTKRYAAPLTFAAGALTVIGYTAERLTGWKALIIAAYLVATVLAGLPILFKALTGVRMKTVGIELLLSIAVIGALYIGEYSEAAIVTFLFQFGTYLEQRTLNKTKSAIRTLTEMAPATAWRLDSSGAVEISADEVEEGNRLLVKTGGKVAVDGMVESGEGYLDEASINGESTPAHKGPGDQIFAGTILDSGTLEMRATKVGEDTTFAKIIALVEEAQDAKSPAERFIDRFAKWYTPVVVVLAVTAWLITRNLDTAITVLVLACPGALVIGAPVANVAGIGRGARNGTLLKGGDSVHTFAKTDTMVFDKTGTLTVGHPSVTALYPYTDNIPKALELAAAVESASDHPLAAAIVNYAKDRGAESSETIHSEAEKGLGLRAEINGRSVLAGSARMMEANGIPLTESQRHDLAEAQNRGATTVLLAVGGKILLLFAISDAVKPGAAQMISDLYKLGVKRTVMLTGDNRKTAEAVATKIGLSEARAELLPQDKLAAVKAMQREGHVVAFVGDGVNDSPALAAADTGIAMGGGTDVAVETSDVVLIRSNLESIPIALRLAKRTVGLTRQNIVIAVSTVFLLLAGLFAGYIHMASGMFVHEASVLVVILNAMRLLRPARKNKIELENLT; encoded by the coding sequence ATGAAAAAATTTGAGAGAAAGCTTCTCGGCCTGACGAAACGGTACGCCGCGCCGCTTACCTTTGCCGCTGGGGCGCTGACCGTAATAGGATATACTGCTGAAAGGCTTACCGGTTGGAAAGCTCTCATCATTGCAGCGTATCTTGTCGCTACGGTTCTGGCGGGGCTGCCAATCTTGTTCAAAGCGCTGACGGGGGTCCGGATGAAAACGGTAGGCATTGAGCTTCTACTGAGCATAGCGGTAATCGGCGCATTGTACATTGGGGAATACAGCGAGGCGGCAATCGTGACGTTCCTGTTCCAGTTCGGTACCTATCTTGAGCAGCGAACCCTGAACAAGACGAAAAGCGCCATCCGAACGCTTACCGAAATGGCTCCGGCCACAGCTTGGCGGCTTGATTCTTCCGGCGCTGTGGAGATTTCCGCAGATGAAGTGGAAGAAGGCAATCGGCTGCTGGTAAAGACGGGAGGCAAGGTCGCGGTAGACGGTATGGTTGAATCGGGAGAAGGCTATCTTGATGAGGCCAGCATTAACGGGGAATCAACCCCTGCACACAAAGGCCCCGGCGATCAGATTTTTGCAGGCACTATTTTGGATAGCGGGACGCTGGAGATGCGGGCAACCAAGGTCGGAGAGGACACCACGTTCGCCAAGATTATCGCGCTGGTGGAGGAAGCACAGGATGCGAAATCTCCTGCGGAACGGTTTATCGACCGATTTGCAAAATGGTACACGCCTGTGGTAGTCGTTCTGGCTGTCACCGCGTGGCTGATTACCCGGAACCTTGACACCGCGATTACGGTTCTGGTGCTGGCTTGCCCAGGCGCGCTGGTGATTGGCGCCCCGGTGGCCAACGTGGCGGGGATTGGGCGCGGCGCCCGGAACGGGACGCTGCTTAAAGGCGGCGACAGCGTTCACACGTTCGCCAAAACGGACACGATGGTCTTCGATAAGACCGGGACACTGACGGTGGGACATCCCAGTGTGACAGCGCTGTATCCATATACGGACAATATCCCGAAGGCGCTGGAGCTTGCGGCGGCCGTGGAAAGTGCCAGCGATCATCCGCTGGCTGCTGCCATTGTAAACTACGCGAAGGATCGGGGAGCGGAATCTTCGGAGACGATACACAGCGAAGCGGAAAAGGGCCTTGGACTGCGCGCCGAGATCAATGGCAGATCGGTTCTGGCAGGCAGCGCCCGTATGATGGAGGCAAACGGGATTCCCTTGACGGAAAGTCAGCGTCACGATCTGGCGGAAGCGCAGAACCGCGGCGCTACCACTGTTTTGCTGGCTGTAGGCGGGAAAATTCTTCTGCTGTTCGCGATTTCCGACGCGGTAAAACCGGGCGCTGCGCAAATGATCTCTGATTTGTACAAACTCGGCGTCAAGCGTACGGTGATGCTCACTGGAGACAATCGTAAAACCGCCGAGGCGGTAGCGACGAAAATCGGGCTCAGTGAAGCGCGGGCAGAGCTTTTGCCCCAGGATAAGCTGGCCGCGGTAAAGGCTATGCAGCGGGAAGGGCATGTTGTGGCTTTTGTGGGCGACGGCGTGAACGACAGTCCCGCGTTGGCCGCCGCGGATACTGGCATCGCCATGGGCGGTGGCACCGATGTGGCCGTGGAAACCTCTGACGTGGTTCTGATCCGGTCAAATCTGGAAAGTATTCCGATTGCTTTACGACTTGCAAAACGCACCGTTGGATTGACACGCCAGAATATTGTTATCGCGGTCAGTACGGTGTTTCTGCTGCTCGCGGGACTTTTTGCAGGCTATATCCATATGGCCAGCGGCATGTTCGTCCATGAAGCCAGCGTTCTTGTGGTGATCCTCAACGCAATGCGCCTGCTGCGTCCCGCACGAAAAAATAAAATAGAACTGGAAAACTTGACATAG
- a CDS encoding heavy-metal-associated domain-containing protein: MKKVTMQLEQLVCPTCAQKIETALKNASGVESVTVLFNSSKAKVQYDEEKTEPEALAAVVRDLGYDVLKLS; the protein is encoded by the coding sequence ATGAAAAAAGTGACGATGCAATTAGAACAGCTTGTTTGCCCCACCTGTGCCCAGAAGATTGAAACCGCATTGAAAAATGCATCCGGTGTGGAATCGGTCACGGTTCTGTTCAACTCCAGTAAGGCAAAGGTTCAGTACGATGAAGAAAAGACGGAACCGGAAGCGCTTGCCGCGGTGGTACGCGATCTTGGTTATGATGTGCTGAAACTGTCATAA
- a CDS encoding iron-sulfur cluster repair di-iron protein, ric: MSVKRGALENCPKSVLAAFKELDAVLPVVRRVHGGAHPELEKVGWLVGNLHARLSEGTDRSELNRILDQLREVTGGYTAPSDACEGFQKEYQLLSQIDAGIRTEVK; this comes from the coding sequence ATGTCTGTCAAAAGAGGTGCTTTGGAAAACTGCCCGAAATCTGTCCTTGCTGCTTTCAAAGAGCTGGACGCAGTCTTGCCGGTGGTACGGCGTGTACATGGCGGCGCTCATCCCGAGCTTGAAAAGGTCGGTTGGCTTGTCGGCAATCTCCATGCGAGGCTGTCCGAAGGAACCGATCGCAGCGAACTGAACAGGATTCTGGATCAGCTACGTGAGGTAACTGGCGGATATACCGCCCCTTCCGACGCCTGTGAGGGGTTCCAAAAGGAATACCAGCTGCTTTCACAGATTGACGCCGGTATCCGAACGGAAGTAAAGTAA
- a CDS encoding Crp/Fnr family transcriptional regulator: MPNHVCAELVPIFNHLDHESLVKISGITRHRNFRRGETVFSPDRQSGLIIISRGRVKVYQLSGSGKEQLLRVLESGDFFGAESLFGSENPAGFGEALSALEVCTIGREDFMNLLAQYPSISIKLLEEYNRRLVAADRLITSTATESVASRLAGYLLDLMKVAESNEVTLPLPMKELAAFLGTAPETLSRKIGKFEEEGLLERNGKRIRILQPDTLNDIE; this comes from the coding sequence GTGCCAAACCATGTGTGTGCGGAACTGGTGCCTATTTTTAACCATCTGGATCATGAGAGCCTGGTAAAAATCAGCGGTATAACGCGGCACCGGAACTTCCGCCGGGGGGAAACGGTGTTTTCTCCCGACCGGCAGAGCGGACTTATCATTATTTCCCGCGGCCGTGTCAAGGTCTATCAGCTTTCCGGATCGGGGAAAGAGCAGCTTCTGCGCGTGTTGGAGTCTGGTGATTTCTTTGGGGCGGAAAGCCTGTTCGGATCCGAAAATCCGGCCGGCTTCGGCGAAGCGCTGTCGGCGCTGGAAGTCTGTACGATCGGTCGGGAAGATTTCATGAATCTGCTGGCGCAGTATCCGTCGATCAGTATCAAGCTGCTGGAGGAATACAACCGGCGCCTGGTTGCGGCGGACCGCCTTATTACCAGTACGGCAACCGAATCCGTGGCGTCCCGTCTGGCCGGATATCTGCTGGATTTGATGAAGGTAGCCGAATCAAACGAAGTGACACTTCCACTGCCCATGAAGGAGCTGGCCGCATTTTTAGGGACGGCCCCTGAGACATTGTCCCGAAAAATAGGGAAATTCGAGGAAGAAGGCCTTTTGGAGCGCAATGGTAAACGAATTCGCATTTTGCAGCCCGACACGTTAAATGACATCGAATAA
- a CDS encoding anaerobic nitric oxide reductase flavorubredoxin, which produces MAKKLTDKVSWVGKVDWELTRFHGDEYSTHKGSSYNSYLVRDKKTALIDTVWQPFDKEFVARLKQDVDLKSIDYIVMNHNEIDHSGSLPELMREIPDTPIYCTANGQKIIQGHYHRPEWNFVTVKTGDTLDLGDSKLIFVEAPMLHWPDTMFTYLTGENILFSNDAFGQHYATESLYDDTVDQAELFTEALKYYANILTPFSKFVTRKIHEVLDLKLPLNLVCPSHGVIWRSHYAQIIEQYLKWADDYQENQVTLVYDTMWNSTRKMAEAIAAGIRDADPSIAVKLMNSAKEDKNDIISEVFRSRAILVGSPTINNGYLFSIGGMMEMIKGLKFKNKRAAAFGSYGWSGEVVKQLTEELKKAGFQIVNEGHRALWIPDEAELATCREYGKQFAESL; this is translated from the coding sequence ATGGCAAAAAAATTGACGGATAAGGTAAGCTGGGTTGGCAAGGTCGACTGGGAGCTCACCCGGTTCCACGGGGACGAATATTCCACGCACAAGGGCTCCTCATATAATTCCTATCTGGTGCGCGACAAAAAGACCGCCCTGATCGATACGGTGTGGCAGCCTTTTGATAAGGAGTTTGTTGCCCGCCTGAAGCAGGACGTCGACTTGAAAAGCATCGACTATATCGTTATGAACCATAATGAAATCGACCACAGCGGATCCCTTCCGGAGCTGATGCGGGAGATTCCGGACACCCCCATCTACTGCACAGCGAACGGCCAAAAGATCATTCAGGGGCATTATCATCGCCCGGAATGGAACTTTGTCACCGTCAAGACCGGGGATACGCTGGATCTTGGTGACAGCAAGCTGATTTTCGTGGAGGCGCCGATGCTCCACTGGCCGGACACCATGTTCACCTATCTGACAGGCGAGAACATTCTGTTCAGCAACGATGCCTTCGGCCAGCACTATGCAACCGAGTCCCTGTATGACGATACAGTCGATCAGGCGGAGCTTTTTACCGAGGCCCTGAAGTATTACGCCAACATTCTGACCCCGTTCAGCAAATTCGTGACCAGGAAAATCCACGAGGTTCTCGACCTGAAGTTGCCGCTGAATCTTGTCTGCCCCAGCCATGGTGTGATCTGGCGGTCCCACTACGCCCAGATCATCGAGCAGTACCTGAAATGGGCGGATGATTATCAGGAGAATCAGGTTACGCTGGTTTACGATACCATGTGGAATTCCACCCGCAAAATGGCAGAGGCCATCGCGGCAGGCATTCGCGACGCCGATCCTTCCATCGCCGTTAAATTGATGAATTCCGCGAAAGAAGACAAGAACGATATCATCTCCGAGGTGTTCCGGTCCAGGGCCATTCTGGTCGGTTCTCCGACCATCAACAACGGGTACCTGTTTTCAATCGGCGGCATGATGGAGATGATCAAAGGGCTCAAATTTAAAAATAAGCGTGCCGCAGCATTCGGAAGCTACGGCTGGAGCGGAGAAGTCGTAAAACAGCTTACGGAGGAACTGAAAAAAGCCGGTTTTCAAATTGTGAACGAGGGGCACCGGGCTTTGTGGATTCCGGATGAAGCGGAGCTCGCTACCTGCAGAGAGTATGGCAAACAGTTTGCGGAAAGTCTCTGA
- a CDS encoding recombinase family protein, whose amino-acid sequence MEVSKNITVIPARKHRRAEPGEEKPKLRVAAYCRVSTDTEEQATSYETQIDHYTAYINGHPDWTLAGVFADDGISGTNTKKRDEFNRMIDECMAGKIDMIVTKSISRFARNTLDCLKYIRQLKEKNIPVYFEKENINTMDSKGEVLLTIMASLAQQESQSLSQNVKLGLQYRYQQGQIQVNCTRFLGYTKDENKHLVVVPEEAKIVRRIYREYLEGASMLKIARGLEADGILNGAGNSHWHTSNISQILRNEKYIGDALLQKTYTTDFLTKTRVKNQGIVPQYYVENSHEAIIPREIFMQAQEELVRRRLVHKSPNGKNRVFSSSHCLSNIVYCGGCGEFYRRIHWYNRGKKSIVWRCISRLENTGLYCDARTVPESQLEQVLVKAINRTLCDKDDFLKILQRNIETVLSHGNDRALADIEKRLKELQAELLKLAVSNSDYEKVGNEIYRLRDEKQKALMESANRDEAKKRIADMSAFLREQPAALTQYDEPLVRRLIEKVTVYEDKFTVEFKSGVMVDVEE is encoded by the coding sequence ATGGAAGTCAGTAAAAACATCACGGTCATCCCGGCGAGAAAACACAGGCGCGCCGAGCCGGGTGAGGAGAAACCGAAGCTGCGTGTCGCCGCCTACTGCCGGGTTTCCACCGATACGGAGGAGCAGGCCACCAGCTATGAAACGCAGATTGACCATTACACCGCCTACATTAACGGCCACCCGGACTGGACGCTGGCAGGCGTTTTCGCGGACGACGGAATCAGCGGCACCAATACCAAGAAGCGCGACGAATTCAACCGCATGATTGACGAGTGCATGGCGGGCAAGATTGATATGATTGTCACCAAATCCATCAGCCGGTTTGCCCGCAACACGCTGGACTGCCTGAAATACATCCGCCAGCTGAAAGAGAAAAATATTCCAGTTTACTTTGAAAAGGAAAATATCAACACGATGGATTCCAAGGGCGAAGTGCTTTTAACAATTATGGCGTCCCTTGCTCAGCAGGAAAGCCAGAGCCTTTCTCAGAACGTGAAGCTGGGCCTGCAGTACCGCTACCAGCAGGGACAAATTCAGGTCAACTGCACCCGTTTCCTCGGCTATACCAAGGACGAGAACAAGCATCTGGTAGTCGTTCCGGAGGAGGCAAAAATCGTGCGGCGCATATACCGCGAATACCTTGAGGGCGCCAGTATGCTCAAAATTGCCCGCGGTCTGGAAGCGGACGGCATTTTAAACGGCGCGGGCAATTCACACTGGCACACCAGCAACATCAGTCAGATTCTGCGGAACGAGAAATACATCGGCGACGCTCTTCTGCAGAAAACCTATACCACGGATTTTCTCACGAAAACGCGCGTCAAAAACCAAGGCATTGTTCCGCAATATTACGTGGAAAACAGCCACGAAGCCATTATTCCGCGTGAGATTTTCATGCAGGCACAGGAGGAACTGGTGCGCCGGCGGCTGGTTCATAAAAGCCCGAACGGGAAAAACCGGGTGTTCAGCAGCAGTCACTGCCTGTCGAACATTGTCTACTGCGGCGGCTGCGGGGAGTTTTACCGCCGAATTCACTGGTACAACCGGGGCAAGAAGTCGATTGTCTGGCGGTGCATCAGCCGGCTGGAGAACACCGGCCTGTACTGCGACGCCCGCACCGTTCCGGAGAGCCAACTGGAGCAGGTGCTGGTCAAAGCCATCAACCGGACGCTCTGCGACAAGGATGATTTTCTCAAAATCCTGCAGAGAAATATTGAAACCGTTCTCAGCCACGGGAACGACCGGGCGCTCGCCGACATTGAAAAACGCTTGAAGGAACTGCAGGCGGAGCTTTTGAAACTGGCCGTGTCCAATTCGGATTACGAGAAAGTCGGCAATGAGATTTACCGTCTGCGGGACGAGAAGCAGAAGGCCCTGATGGAAAGTGCCAACCGCGATGAGGCTAAGAAGCGTATTGCCGACATGAGTGCTTTCCTGCGGGAACAACCCGCCGCCCTGACCCAATACGACGAACCGCTTGTCCGGAGGCTGATTGAAAAGGTCACCGTCTACGAGGACAAATTCACTGTGGAATTCAAGTCTGGCGTGATGGTGGATGTGGAGGAATAG
- a CDS encoding recombinase has protein sequence MSHIPYGYRIENGRAVIDEDAAGRVRTLFDAYLSGDSMNTAAGKAGIKSFHAGIGRMLTNARYLGDGFYPAIIDADTFAAAEAERTRRTERLGRIQRPKEPEKAVFPTSFRIRERTEQLDDPFEQAEYAYSLIETEVKTDGSQ, from the coding sequence ATGAGTCACATCCCCTACGGCTACCGGATCGAAAACGGGCGGGCCGTGATTGACGAAGATGCCGCCGGGCGGGTGCGAACGCTGTTTGACGCCTATCTGTCCGGCGATTCCATGAATACCGCCGCAGGCAAAGCGGGGATTAAAAGTTTCCACGCCGGAATCGGCAGAATGCTCACAAACGCCCGCTACCTGGGCGACGGGTTTTATCCCGCCATCATCGACGCAGATACCTTTGCGGCCGCAGAAGCGGAGCGCACCCGGCGGACGGAAAGGCTGGGCCGTATTCAGAGGCCGAAAGAACCGGAAAAGGCGGTCTTTCCCACATCTTTTCGCATACGCGAAAGAACGGAGCAGTTAGACGACCCGTTCGAGCAGGCGGAATACGCCTACAGTCTGATAGAAACGGAGGTAAAAACAGATGGAAGTCAGTAA
- a CDS encoding recombinase family protein: MKKVTKIDSRAVNPIWENEKPKLRVAAYCRVSTDSDEQKESLETQIRHYESYIKANPAWTFAGVYSDEGVTGTKKEKRPELLRMIADCEDGRIDYIVTKSISRFARNTTDCLELVRKLQKRGIFICFEKENLDTGTMESEFMLSILSGLAAEESASISQNNKWSIQSRFQNGTYKITCPPYGYDSVDGMLVINERQAKVVRFIFSEMLTGKGMPKIAEELNRQRIPAKMGGLWKAASIRGMVVNEKYIGDAVFQKTYTDSNFNHRRNDGEKEKYLIQNHHEPIVSREDFEAVQAVIVQHRREKGINPKQTKYLNRYPFSGKIVCGHCGGTFKRRTHAYGRHKIAWCCGTHIQNIKRCSVKYIPESALECAFVTMMNKLIFANQTVLKPLLFSLRGVNADDGMERIGQLEKSLEENRRQQEMLVSLLSKGYLEPAVYKKSNNELLREAERIQHQKDSISRLLNCDSQYLTEVSELLQYCTKAIMLREFDGELFSRFVERIHVYSRTEIGFELKCGITLKERLVV; this comes from the coding sequence GTGAAAAAGGTCACGAAAATAGATTCCCGTGCTGTCAACCCGATTTGGGAAAATGAAAAGCCGAAACTGCGTGTCGCGGCCTACTGCCGGGTTTCCACCGACAGCGACGAGCAGAAGGAAAGCCTGGAAACGCAGATTCGACACTATGAGTCATACATCAAGGCCAATCCCGCGTGGACGTTTGCCGGCGTGTATTCCGACGAAGGCGTCACCGGCACCAAAAAGGAAAAGCGTCCGGAGCTTCTCCGGATGATTGCTGACTGCGAGGACGGGCGGATTGACTATATCGTCACCAAGTCCATCAGCCGGTTTGCAAGAAACACCACCGACTGTCTGGAACTGGTGCGAAAACTGCAGAAGCGCGGCATTTTTATCTGTTTTGAGAAAGAGAATTTGGATACCGGCACCATGGAAAGCGAATTCATGCTGTCCATCCTGAGCGGACTTGCCGCGGAGGAATCGGCTTCCATCTCTCAGAACAACAAATGGTCGATTCAGAGCCGGTTCCAAAACGGCACGTATAAAATCACCTGCCCGCCCTATGGATACGATTCCGTTGACGGAATGCTCGTCATTAACGAACGGCAGGCAAAAGTCGTTCGCTTTATCTTTTCGGAAATGCTGACCGGAAAGGGAATGCCCAAAATAGCCGAAGAACTGAACCGACAGCGCATTCCCGCCAAAATGGGCGGGCTCTGGAAAGCCGCGAGCATTCGCGGAATGGTGGTCAACGAGAAATATATCGGCGACGCTGTTTTTCAAAAAACCTATACCGACTCGAATTTCAACCACCGCCGCAACGATGGGGAAAAAGAGAAATATCTGATTCAAAACCATCACGAACCGATTGTCAGCCGCGAGGACTTTGAAGCCGTACAGGCCGTTATCGTCCAGCACCGCAGAGAAAAAGGCATAAACCCGAAGCAGACAAAGTATCTGAACCGATACCCGTTTTCGGGGAAAATTGTGTGCGGACACTGCGGCGGCACGTTCAAGCGCCGTACCCACGCATACGGGCGGCACAAAATTGCATGGTGCTGCGGTACCCATATCCAGAACATCAAAAGATGCTCGGTGAAATACATTCCCGAGTCTGCGCTCGAATGCGCCTTCGTCACAATGATGAACAAGCTCATCTTTGCCAATCAGACCGTTCTCAAGCCCCTGCTGTTCAGTCTGCGCGGGGTAAACGCCGATGACGGCATGGAACGCATCGGACAGCTCGAAAAAAGTCTGGAGGAAAACCGGCGTCAGCAGGAAATGCTGGTCAGTCTGCTGAGCAAGGGGTATCTGGAACCCGCCGTTTACAAGAAAAGCAACAACGAACTGCTTCGGGAAGCCGAGCGGATTCAACATCAAAAGGATTCCATTTCCCGTCTTTTGAACTGTGACAGTCAGTATCTGACGGAGGTCAGCGAGCTTCTGCAGTACTGTACGAAAGCAATAATGCTGCGGGAGTTTGACGGAGAACTGTTCTCCCGATTTGTAGAGCGGATTCATGTGTATTCCCGAACCGAAATCGGGTTTGAACTCAAGTGCGGCATTACGCTGAAAGAAAGGCTGGTAGTTTGA
- a CDS encoding SHOCT domain-containing protein, which translates to MDRLQTDGTVPTTPRMTQEALQRETDYARAQKILESMRGRGLISLSEFDRITALNRESFSPALAEIMP; encoded by the coding sequence ATGGACAGACTGCAGACAGACGGAACAGTTCCAACCACACCGCGCATGACGCAGGAGGCGCTTCAGCGGGAAACGGACTATGCGCGGGCGCAGAAAATACTCGAATCCATGCGCGGCCGAGGGCTGATCTCATTGTCCGAATTCGACAGGATCACCGCCTTAAACCGCGAATCTTTCTCTCCCGCACTGGCGGAGATTATGCCATGA
- a CDS encoding N-acetylmuramoyl-L-alanine amidase, with protein sequence MNLHKLILTSNACYKAGRTITPRGIMVHSTGANNPNLKRYVGPDDGLLGKNQYNNHWNTDKPGGRQVCVHAFIGKLANGMIATYQTLPWNMRGWHCGSGSQGSGNDTHISFEICEDNLSDAAYFNAVYKEAAELCAYLCKQYGIRPERPYLICHSEGHELGIASNHGDVMHWFPKHGKSMDTFRAEVNRLLENGGSEASSSSGSKSVDALAREVIRGNWGNGVERKNRLTAAGHDYAAVQAKVNEILSGKSTSTTETFESYTVAKGDTLWGIAAKKLGSGARYKEIKTLNGLSSDTIYAGQKLKLPK encoded by the coding sequence ATGAATTTACACAAACTGATTCTGACCAGCAACGCCTGCTATAAGGCGGGCAGAACCATCACGCCCCGGGGCATCATGGTGCATTCCACCGGGGCAAACAATCCCAATCTCAAGCGCTATGTGGGTCCGGACGACGGTCTGCTGGGCAAAAACCAGTACAACAACCACTGGAACACCGACAAACCGGGCGGACGGCAGGTCTGCGTTCATGCTTTTATTGGTAAGCTGGCGAACGGGATGATTGCAACGTACCAGACGCTGCCGTGGAACATGCGCGGCTGGCACTGCGGGAGCGGCTCCCAAGGCTCCGGCAACGACACGCACATCAGTTTCGAGATTTGCGAGGACAATCTCTCCGATGCCGCGTATTTCAATGCGGTTTACAAGGAGGCAGCCGAGCTGTGCGCTTACCTTTGCAAACAGTACGGCATCCGCCCGGAGCGGCCGTACCTCATCTGCCACAGCGAGGGGCATGAGTTGGGCATCGCCAGCAACCACGGCGATGTGATGCACTGGTTCCCCAAGCACGGGAAGTCTATGGACACTTTCCGCGCAGAGGTCAATCGCCTGCTGGAAAACGGCGGCTCTGAAGCATCTTCCTCATCTGGAAGTAAATCTGTCGACGCACTGGCACGGGAAGTCATCCGCGGTAACTGGGGCAACGGCGTGGAGCGAAAAAATCGCCTGACCGCCGCCGGGCATGACTATGCCGCCGTGCAGGCAAAGGTCAACGAGATTCTTTCCGGGAAAAGCACTTCAACCACGGAAACCTTTGAAAGCTACACCGTGGCCAAAGGTGACACCCTCTGGGGCATCGCAGCCAAAAAGCTCGGAAGCGGCGCACGGTATAAGGAAATTAAGACGCTGAACGGGCTGAGCTCGGATACCATCTACGCCGGGCAGAAACTGAAATTGCCGAAATAA
- a CDS encoding phage holin family protein, protein MKEIWVWVQAALAAVGGALGWFLGGWDGFLYALLAFVVLDYLTGVLCAIADKKLSSEIGFKGISRKVLIFALVGVGGIIDSQVLGDGGAVRTAVIFFYLSNEGVSILENAGHLGLPIPEKLKAVLEQLHERSGKDEEK, encoded by the coding sequence ATGAAGGAAATCTGGGTTTGGGTCCAGGCCGCGCTGGCCGCTGTCGGCGGCGCACTCGGCTGGTTCCTCGGCGGGTGGGACGGCTTTCTCTACGCGCTGCTGGCGTTTGTCGTTCTCGACTATCTGACGGGCGTGCTGTGCGCGATCGCCGACAAAAAGCTCTCCAGCGAAATCGGCTTCAAGGGCATTTCCCGCAAGGTGCTCATTTTCGCGCTGGTGGGCGTGGGCGGCATCATCGACAGCCAGGTGCTGGGCGACGGCGGCGCGGTGCGCACGGCGGTTATCTTTTTCTATCTGTCCAACGAGGGTGTGAGCATACTCGAAAACGCGGGGCATCTGGGACTTCCCATCCCCGAAAAACTGAAGGCGGTTCTGGAACAGCTTCATGAACGAAGCGGAAAGGATGAGGAGAAATGA